A stretch of the Acyrthosiphon pisum isolate AL4f chromosome A2, pea_aphid_22Mar2018_4r6ur, whole genome shotgun sequence genome encodes the following:
- the LOC100164668 gene encoding mitochondrial proton/calcium exchanger protein, which produces MNITRAAKSGLRPCGNLYKFYNNKHFGAICLNPQPCSFSNNFFYSNVASNRFLPISRLTTKLEFSNPHIRQISYTSSLLSEKPSSKIEETVNAVKEKAQKEAEGKEVATVKPTKTIKQKVIDEVMHYYHGFKLLGLNAKISFKLALKKMRGQDLTRREHNLFVETVADLFRLLPFSVFIIVPFLEFTLPIFIKIFPGMLPTTFQTKDDKEAKLKKSLKVKLEMAKFLQETLDNMSVSGKGHTCDSAKDFADFFAKVRQEGTVISADEILKFSKLFKDEITLDSLPRPQLVALCRVLELRPIGTSNFLRFQLTLKLRSLAIDDKVIQKEGVDLLTLSELQQACKSRGMRAYGLTEKRLKQQLTQWLDLSLNEKVPPSLLLLSRAFSFTENIPTSDLLKKAISALPNSVGVSTEADLGERDGVIDNKAKLEAIKEEERKVKEEIAECLEEKKKELEDAKKKPKEQTILAKDNLIDTAPILTDTTGIKEIKEENVTSTDLKTLETAIENLSSEQKTLIVEKEEIKDLKDELKDYQEDINDLQEVMKTEKKEKVRESKAAKRLFKKVNNMIKNMDQVVEMLEMKEKKIKKEIETKELVDENTAEESELINIDELIGVVRKLQSIPDEDKLLQISEVLSKIDDDHDGSIRLDTVLKVLELIGTENIKLSTKEMDMITQLVIKEEEMETIEKMNKIQKLEKDDVAQATAPKVIVTSETIPKKTITPIIDSKIVSDTKIPPLPPTSSTKSDEPKKL; this is translated from the exons ATGAACATAACGAGAGCGGCGAAATCTGGTCTACGGCCCTGCGGAA atttgtacaaattttacaataacaaaCACTTTGGTGCCATTTGCTTGAATCCACAACCATGttcattttcaaacaatttcttTTACTCAAATGTCGCTTCAAATCGATTTCTTCCAATATCTCGTTTGACAACAAAACTAGAATTTTCCAATCCCCATATTCGACAAATATCTTACACATCGTCATTATTATCTGAAAAACCATCTTCTAAAATTGAAGAAACTGTAAATGCTGTTAAagaaaaagctcaaaaagaagCTGAAGGAAAAGAAGTTGCTACAGTTAAacctacaaaaacaataaaacagaaAGTCATAGATGAAGTGATGCACTATTATCATGGTTTTAAACTTTTGGGGCTCAATGCAAAAATCTCCTTTAAGTTGGCTCTTAAAAAAATGAGAGGTCAAGATTTGACAAGAAGAGAACATAATttg TTTGTTGAAACGGTGGCTGATCTATTCCGATTATTACCTTtttctgtatttattattgttccaTTCCTCGAGTTTACTTTGCCTATTTTCATAAAGATTTTTCCTGGTATGTTACCAACTACATTTCAAACGAAGGATGATAAG GAAGCTAAACTTAAAAAGTCTCTTAAAGTGAAACTTGAAATGGCCAAATTCCTTCAAGAAACTTTAGACAATATGTCTGTATCTGGAAAAGGACACACATGTGATTCAGCTAAAGATTTTGCAGACTTTTTTGCTAAA gtAAGGCAAGAAGGAACTGTTATATCAGCTGATGAAATACTTaagttttcaaaactatttaaagATGAGATTACCCTTGACTCACTTCCTCGACCACAGTTGGTTGCCCTTTGTCGAGTGCTTGAACTACGACCCATCGGAACTTCAAACTTCTTAAGATTTCAACTGACACTTAAACTACGCTCTTTAGCAATTGATGATAAG gtgaTCCAAAAAGAAGGTGTTGATTTACTGACACTAAGCGAACTTCAACAAGCATGTAAATCTCGTGGTATGCGTGCTTATGGTCTCACTGAAAAACGCCTTAAACAACAGCTTACTCAATGGCTAGACCTGTCGTTAAATGAAAAAGTTCCTCCTTCGTTACTTCTTCTCTCTAGAGCCTTTAGCTTTACAGAAAATATTCCTACCAGTGATTTATTAAAGAAAGCTATCTCTGCATTGCCTAATTCTGTTGGAGTATCGACTGAAGCTGATTTAGGAGAACGTGATGGAGTTATAGATAACAAGGCTAAATTGGAAGCAATTAAGGAGGAAGAACGTAAGGTGAAAGAAGAAATCGCAGAATGTCTCgaagaaaagaaaaaagaattAGAAGATGCCAAAAAGAAACCTAAAGAGCAAACTATTCTAGCTAAAGACAATTTAATTGATACAGCACCTATTTTAACCGACACAACTGGAATCAAAGAAATCAAAGAAGAA aatgtaACGTCAACtgatttaaaaacattagaAACTGCTATTGAAAATTTGAGTTCGGAACAAAAAACACTTATTGTTGAAAAAGAAGAAATCAAAGATTTGAAGGATGAACTTAAGGATTACCAAGAA GATATAAATGATCTTCAAGAAGTAATGAAAACtgagaaaaaagaaaaagtcaGAGAATCTAAAGCAGCTAAACGATTATTTAAGAAagtcaataatatgataaagaaTATGGACCAGGTAGTTGAAATGTTGGagatgaaagaaaaaaaaattaaaaaagaaatagaaaCAAAAGAATTAGTCGACGAAAATACTGCTGAAGAAAG TGAATTAATCAATATTGATGAGCTGATTGGAGTAGTACGAAAATTACAAAGTATACCTGATGAAGACAAACTATTACAAATAAGTGAAGTTCTTAGTAAAATTGATGATGATCATGATGGTTCAATAAGATTAGATACTGTATTGAAG gtattggAACTGATCGgtactgaaaatattaaattatctactaAGGAAATGGATATGATAACACAATTAGTTATCAAAGAGGAAGAAATGGAAACTATAGAAAagatgaataaaatacaaaaattggaAAAAGATGATGTAGCCCAAGCAACAGCCCCCAAAGTAATTGTGACATCTGAAACGATTccaaaaaaaactataacacCAATAATCGATTCAAAAATTGTGTCTGATACAAAAATACCACCATTGCCACCAACGAGTAGTACAAAATCAGATGAACCCAAAAAACTATAA
- the LOC100159958 gene encoding spermine oxidase: protein MGEPLPDVSKHKVIIIGAGIAGLAAATHLSQHNMNDFIVLEAQNRIGGRICSSKINDQQVELGAHWIHGVLGNPMYELALANGLVDITHRPKLPSIIAAATDGTKVPIQLLQETYEAYMCFLRRCEDYFTGAFDPPPGIHSVGEHVQLEIAIYLDKVQNNNVRKLQRLIFNCLLKRETCITGCNNMFDIDLVELGSYKELQGGNIALPGGYSSILDPIHNKLPPDCIKLNSRVTKIKWPSGIDNGTDSEDSDKTVIEVGGEDVTNETVYVHCDEKIYEADSIICTLPLGILKSNDIFCPKLPKYKEKSIGRLLYGVVDKIFLYYDRPFLSDDMDEILLLWDNDEIGDWSEKIYSFSKVNDTLLLGWLSGNEAEIMEKLDDKIIGEKCTDILRRFLKDPCIPYPSKCMCTRWKSNEFSLGSYTAIGVGSSQLDIEHIARPMHVNNNTIPIITFAGEHTHPNFYSTVHGAYLSGRAAAEMLVVCKREDEPLNTTVTNLGSWIQGLPLA, encoded by the exons ATGGGAGAACCATTACCAGATGTTTCAAAGcacaaagttattattattggtgcTGGCATAGCAGGGCTTGCGGCAGCCACACATTTATCACAACACAATATGAATGATTTTATTGTGTTGGAAGCACAGAATCGTATTGGTGGTCGAATATGCTCTTCTAAAATAA ATGATCAACAAGTCGAACTTGGGGCTCATTGGATTCATGGCGTATTAGGTAATCCTATGTATGAATTAGCCTTGGCTAATGGTCTAGTGGATATTACTCACCGTCCGAAATTACCTAGTATTATAGCCGCCGCAACGGATGGAACAAAAGTTCCAATTCAGTTATTACAa gaaACATACGAAGCGTATATGTGTTTTCTGCGGCGTTGTGAAGATTATTTTACTGGCGCATTTGATCCACCACCCGGGATTCACAGTGTTGGAGAACATGTGCAGCTCGAAATCGCAATTTATTTGGataaagtacaaaataacaATGTCCGTAAATTACAGCGATTAATTTTCAACTGTCTACTGAAGCGAGAAACTTGTATTACTGGGTGTAACAATATGTTTGATATTGATTTAGTTGAGTTAGGTAGTTACAAAGAACTCCAGGGTGGTAATATTGCGCTGCCCGGTGGGTACAGCAGTATTTTAGATCCTATTCATAACAAGTTACCACCCgactgtataaaattaaattctcgAGTGACGAAAATCAAATGGCCATCAGGCATTGACAACGGTACAGATTCTGAAGATTCTGATAAGACTGTTATTGAAGTAGGCGGTGAGGATGTCACCAATGAAACCGTGTACGTTCATTGTGATGAAAAGATTTATGAAGCTGACAGTATTATATGCACACTGCCATTGGGTATACTCAAGTCCAATGACATTTTCTGTCCAAAACTACCAAAGTACAAAGAAAAATCTATTGGTAGACTATTGTATGGTGTAGtggataaaatttttttgtattacgatCGGCCGTTTTTGAGTGACGATATGGATGAGATACTTTTACTATGGGACAATGACGAAATAGGGGATTGGAGTGAAAAGATATATAGTTTTTCAAAAGTAAATGATACACTGTTGCTTGGTTGGTTATCTGGTAATGAAGCTGAAATCATGGAGAAATtggatgataaaataattggagaaaagtGTACAGATATATTGAGACGTTTTCTGAAAGATCCTTGTATACCATATCCGTCTAAATGTATGTG CACTCGATGGAAATCAAATGAATTCAGTCTCGGTTCATATACTGCTATTGGAGTTGGCTCTAGTCAGTTAGACATCGAACACATTGCAAGACCAAtgcatgtaaataataatactatt CCTATCATAACGTTTGCTGGGGAACATACCCATCCAAATTTTTACTCGACTGTTCATGGAGCTTATTTGTCTGGACGTGCAGCTGCTGAAATGTTAGTTGTATGTAAACGTGAAGACGAACCACTCAATACTACAGTCACTAACCTAGGTTCATGGATACAAGGCTTACCACTAGCGTAG